Proteins found in one Hydrogenimonas thermophila genomic segment:
- the pheS gene encoding phenylalanine--tRNA ligase subunit alpha: MENWIDKIKSVVDLQELEKVRIAIFGKKGELAKAFANMKNVDPKEKPKIAKELNQLKQRLTKAFEEKKAELEELALQKRLESEAIDVSLYSPRSESGALHPVMQTMDKIIDYFTALNFSVETGPLVEDEFHNFEALNLPDYHPARDMQDTFYFKDGGLLRTHTSPVQIRTMMNQKPPIRMISPGAVFRRDFDLTHTPQFHQVEGLMVDEEGKVSFANLKWILEDFLQTMFGDVDVRFRPSFFPFTEPSAEVDISCIFCGGKGCRVCSHTGWLEVLGCGMVDPNVFKAVGYENVSGYAFGLGVERFAMLMHQIPDLRSLFEGDLRLLEQFQ; this comes from the coding sequence GTGGAGAACTGGATAGATAAAATTAAGTCAGTAGTAGACTTACAAGAATTAGAAAAAGTTCGTATTGCTATCTTTGGAAAAAAGGGAGAGTTAGCAAAAGCTTTTGCTAATATGAAAAATGTTGATCCTAAAGAGAAGCCTAAAATAGCAAAAGAGCTTAATCAACTTAAGCAGAGATTGACAAAAGCTTTTGAAGAGAAGAAAGCTGAACTTGAAGAGTTGGCTCTTCAAAAAAGGTTGGAATCTGAAGCAATTGATGTTTCATTATACTCTCCACGGTCTGAAAGTGGTGCATTGCATCCTGTAATGCAGACAATGGATAAAATTATCGACTATTTTACTGCACTGAATTTTTCAGTTGAGACAGGTCCATTGGTTGAGGATGAGTTTCATAACTTTGAGGCATTGAATCTGCCTGATTACCATCCAGCAAGGGATATGCAAGATACATTCTATTTTAAAGATGGAGGGCTTTTAAGAACCCATACATCTCCTGTACAGATTCGTACAATGATGAATCAGAAGCCTCCTATTCGTATGATTAGTCCTGGTGCAGTATTTCGTCGTGATTTTGACTTAACCCATACTCCTCAGTTTCATCAGGTTGAAGGGTTAATGGTAGATGAAGAGGGAAAAGTGTCATTTGCTAATCTCAAGTGGATTTTGGAAGACTTTCTTCAAACAATGTTTGGTGATGTAGATGTACGCTTTAGACCAAGCTTTTTCCCATTTACTGAACCTTCAGCAGAAGTTGATATAAGCTGTATCTTTTGTGGTGGAAAAGGTTGTAGGGTCTGCTCTCATACCGGATGGCTAGAAGTACTTGGTTGTGGTATGGTTGATCCTAATGTTTTTAAAGCTGTTGGATATGAAAATGTTAGTGGGTATGCGTTTGGATTGGGTGTAGAGCGTTTTGCAATGCTTATGCACCAAATTCCAGATTTACGATCTTTATTTGAAGGGGATCTTCGTTTGTTGGAGCAGTTTCAATGA
- a CDS encoding histidine triad nucleotide-binding protein gives MCIFCKIVAGEIPSNKVLENDEFIAFHDINPVAPVHILIIPKKHVENFQSVTPELMAKMTSFIQDVAKELCLDKNGYRLVTNNGKDGGQEVPHLHFHLLGGAKLKWTHLTENDTHKSL, from the coding sequence ATGTGTATATTTTGTAAGATTGTAGCTGGAGAGATTCCATCTAACAAAGTATTAGAAAATGATGAGTTTATTGCATTTCACGATATAAACCCAGTTGCACCTGTTCATATTCTTATAATTCCCAAAAAACATGTAGAAAACTTTCAGTCTGTAACACCAGAACTTATGGCGAAGATGACATCTTTCATCCAGGATGTAGCAAAAGAGCTTTGTCTTGATAAAAATGGATACCGCCTTGTTACAAACAATGGAAAAGATGGTGGACAAGAAGTTCCACACCTACATTTTCATTTATTGGGTGGAGCTAAATTGAAGTGGACACACTTAACTGAAAACGATACTCATAAAAGTCTTTAA
- the argH gene encoding argininosuccinate lyase has protein sequence MGKMWSGRFSENASTLLDEFNASLNFDKKLYQYDILGSMAHAKMLGCQGILTDEEVNSIINGLEKVRSEIESGDFEFNISDEDIHMAIEKRLTELIGDAGKKLHTARSRNDQVALDFRLYVQDHNKTIRKLILNLIETLISVADKNKETLLPGMTHLQHAQPINFGYHMMAYASMLKRDYERFESSYKRNNLSPIGCAALAGTPHPIDRNATAKELGFDAPTLNCLDTVSDRDFALEMLFNIATMMMHISRLSEELIIWSSSEFGFITLSDAYSTGSSIMPQKKNPDVPELLRGKTGRTFGNLISLLTVMKGLPLAYNKDMQEDKEGTFDSVETAEISLTILNEVIKTMQVNKDKMEKACMVGHLSATDLADYLVEKCSIPFREAHFITGRAVALAEQKKCDLSELSAQDLQSIDERINDDVTDYLSIRYSMNARNSQGGTATSKTAEQIEYLKSWIQSIK, from the coding sequence ATGGGTAAAATGTGGTCTGGAAGATTCAGTGAAAATGCATCAACTCTTTTAGATGAGTTTAATGCATCTTTGAATTTTGATAAAAAATTATATCAGTATGATATATTGGGCTCTATGGCTCATGCTAAGATGCTAGGTTGTCAAGGTATATTGACAGATGAAGAGGTAAACTCAATAATTAATGGTCTTGAAAAAGTTAGAAGTGAGATAGAATCGGGTGATTTTGAATTTAATATATCTGATGAAGATATACATATGGCTATCGAAAAGCGCTTGACTGAGCTCATTGGAGATGCTGGAAAAAAGCTGCATACAGCTAGAAGTCGAAATGATCAGGTTGCACTTGATTTTAGGCTATATGTACAGGATCATAATAAAACAATACGTAAGCTTATCCTAAATCTTATAGAAACACTTATTTCGGTAGCAGATAAAAATAAAGAAACTCTGCTTCCTGGAATGACTCATCTTCAACATGCACAACCGATAAATTTTGGTTACCATATGATGGCATATGCATCTATGTTGAAACGAGATTATGAGCGTTTTGAGAGCAGTTATAAAAGAAATAATTTATCTCCTATTGGCTGTGCTGCACTTGCAGGTACTCCACATCCTATAGATCGTAACGCTACTGCAAAAGAGCTTGGTTTTGATGCTCCTACACTGAACTGTCTTGATACAGTAAGCGATCGTGATTTTGCTCTTGAAATGCTTTTTAATATTGCTACAATGATGATGCATATTTCAAGACTCTCTGAAGAGCTTATTATATGGTCTAGTTCAGAATTTGGCTTTATTACACTTAGTGATGCTTACTCAACTGGTAGTTCTATTATGCCTCAAAAGAAAAATCCGGATGTACCTGAACTTCTAAGAGGAAAGACTGGAAGAACATTTGGAAATCTAATATCACTTTTAACTGTAATGAAGGGGCTTCCACTTGCTTATAATAAAGATATGCAAGAGGATAAAGAGGGAACATTTGATAGTGTAGAGACTGCTGAAATCTCTTTAACTATTTTAAATGAAGTTATTAAAACAATGCAAGTCAATAAAGATAAAATGGAAAAAGCTTGCATGGTTGGTCATTTAAGTGCCACTGATTTAGCTGACTATTTAGTAGAAAAGTGTTCTATCCCATTTAGAGAAGCTCATTTTATTACAGGACGTGCAGTTGCTCTTGCTGAACAAAAGAAGTGTGATTTAAGTGAGTTAAGTGCTCAAGATTTACAATCAATTGATGAAAGAATCAATGATGATGTTACAGACTATTTATCTATCAGATACTCTATGAACGCTAGAAATTCTCAAGGTGGTACGGCAACTAGCAAAACTGCTGAACAAATTGAGTACCTTAAAAGTTGGATTCAAAGTATAAAATAA